The genome window AGCGCGCTTGGAAATGGATTTCCGTTACCCATGCCTGCATTTACGATGCCTTTAGCTCCGTTTTTGACGGCTAAATTTACGAAGTCCGGATTGTCGTTTGAGTGACTGTAGATGATATCTACTCTTGGAAGCTCCTTAATCTTCGTGATGTCAAATGCCGAATTTACGGTGTGTTTGCGAACCGGATTCATATAAAATTTGACGTTGCCGTAAAACACGGTGCCGATCTTGCCGCTGTTTGGAGATTTAAATGTATCGACCGCGGTAGTGTTGGTTTTAGTTACCTCTCTAGCCGCGTGGATCTCGTCGTTCATCACGACTACTACGCCCTTGCCTGCGGCTTCTTTGCTCATCGCGACGTTTACGGCGTTAAAGATATTTAGAGGGCCGTCCGCGCTTAGCGAACCGCTGTTTCTCATAGCACCCACCATAACGATAGGTTTATCGCTTTTGACGACTAAATTTAGAAAATACGCCGTCTCCTCCATCGTATCGGTTCCGTGCGTGATGACGACGCCGTCGGCCTTGCCGCTAGTTAGCAGCTCGTTTACTCTGTTTGCGAGCTTAAACCAAACTTCGTTATTCATCTCTTGAGAGCCGATGTTTGAGATCTGCTCGCCTTTGATGGTCGCTATCTTGTTGATTTCAGGTACCGCGGCGATCAGTTTATCGACCGTAACGGTTCCAGAGGTATAGCTCGTATCAAGAGCACCAGAGCCGCTGCCGGCTATCGTGCCGCCAGTTGCCAAAATGTAAATCGTCGGCTTTGCAAAAGCCAAAGTCGCTCCTAAAAGCATGAAAATCACCGCCTTTACCGCAAAACGCATGTTTGCTCCTTGTATTGAGATGTTACTAGGATTTTAGCGTTTATTACTTAAATTTATTATTAATTCTTAATTTTTATTTTCAGTTAAATAATCCTAATAAGCGTCATATATATCGCCGTCGAAGCTGCGATACTAAGCAAGGTATTTTTAAATTTTAGATGAATCAAAACCGCGCTAAAAACGGCTAGCGCTTCGTTTAGTCCGTACGGATAAACGTCAAATTTGACGTCTCTTAGTCCGTAGCACACCAAGATAACCATTATCATCAGCCCCATGTGTCGCTCCACGGCGCTAAGCCACGGGCTAGGCTTATAGTTTTTGATGACGTAAAACGGCGCGGCGCGCGTCAAAAAGGTCGCAAACGCGCTTAGTAAAACGGCGGTAAATATAATCCACTCGCTAGAACTCACGCTTATCAAAGCTTATCCTTAAAAACTAAAATAAAAATAAAGCAAAGCGCCATCGAGCCTACCAGCATCGCTTTGACAGGCATGAGCGCTACGCCGGCGACTCCAAACAAGCACGCCGCGCCTAGCACCTTATAGTTTTTATCGTTTTTAAACATCTCCATCACGATCACGATAAAAAGCGCCGTGAGGCTAAACTCAAGCCCGCTCGTATCGACCTTTATCAGTCCGCCGGCTAAGCATCCGACCGCCGTTCCCGCCGCCCAGTAGAACCACGAGAGCAAATTTAAGCGCGTAAAAACATAGCTGCGCTCCGCCGCGTCCGTGATCTTAAGCGCCTTAAATATCGCAAAAGTTTCGTCCGTGAGAGTCGCGATATTAAAAAGGCGAAATTTGAGATCTTTGTACTCTTTTAAAAGCGCCAGCCCGTAAAAAGTATGACGTAAATTTACGAGGTAACTCACGATAAAAACTTCAAAAAGTCCCGTACCCGCACTAAAAAGCGATAGCATCATAAACTGCGCTGCGCCGCCGTAAGCTAGCGTGCTAAGAGCGATGGCGATAAAAGCGCTAACGCCCATGCTTTTAGCCAGTATCCCAAAAGCGACGCCGAGGGGAAAATAGCCCATAAATATCGGAACGCTAAGCTTAAAAACATAACTAAAATGCAAATTTTTTCCTTAATAAAAAGCGCGATGATAGCTAAAATTTTAAAAAATTTGGATAAAGGTGGGGAAATCGCCATACTAAATTCAATATATTTGCTATAATTTCTAGGATTAAGCGCTTTAAGGAGCAAATCGTGAATGCAAATTTTCAAGCTAAGACGAAAGAGTTGGATGAGAAATTTGCTGCTATCCCCAAGGGCGTGAAAAGGCGGTACGATAGGCATAGATTTATCAGGCGCGTGGTGATGCTGTTTTTGGCATTTTTACTTATCATTTTGACGTTTTCATCGCTTATTCCGCTGATTTCTACGCGATTTGAGGAATATATCAATGCCAATGTATCCGAAACCGTTTTATTTTTTGCCGTTATGATTTTGTCGGTCGGTTTAACTGCTTTTTATTTAAAGCTCGACCCGGTCAAAAAATACAGTATTTTTTTTATAAAAGATCAAGACGCTAGTCTAGTAGTTTTTACTTTTGAAAATATAGCCAGCTTGGCCTTGATTCTATTTCCCGTTTTACTGTTTTTATCTTCGGCAATGGGAGTCTCTCAAGATGAGTTAAACGGCGCGGGAACTTTATACGGAGTCGTCATAGCTCCGATTTGTATATTGGTTTTTCTCTTGTGTTATGCTCGTAATAAAGGCGAGTACGCTCTAAAAAACAAAGCTAACGGCTCCCAAACGGTATAAAATTTAGCGAAGCTAAAAATTGGGGCGAATGGAAACGATCTTGATCCGAAATTTTACTTAAGGCAAATTTTTGCACGCCGCCTTTAGAGCCAAATTTAGCCTGCACCGACCCAGCGCCGACGCAAGCTAAATCAAATTTAAGCCACCGCGTAGATCCTGATATCTGGAGCCTTCTCAAACAGCGGGCTAAGCTCACGCACGACGTCTTTTTCAAAAAGCTCGGTTTTAGATACGCGTTTGCGCCTGTACGCCATCAAAGCCGTGAAGCACCCGCACATCCTCGTCCGCGTATCAAAAGACCGTATTTTGCTTATTTACGCTACGCTACTTGTCGCTCACGACTTTGACCTAGGATATCAAATTTAAGCGACTTGACAGCAGGATTTTGGAGTATCTGCGCTCGTTTGGCGCCGACGACATCGCCGAACATTTGGGAACTTCGCGAAACGTCATAAACCGCGTCTTGCAAGATTTGAAAGATAAAAATTTGATCAAACTCGGACGCGGGAAAATCAAGCTGGTGAAGTGAAATTTGACCCGCTAAAATTTGACATTCAACGTAAATTTAAATCGGAGTAAATTTATGAAAAAACTAGTGTCGATACTCGCTTTTGCGGCGGCTATGCGTATGACGGAGAGCAAGTCAAATCCCGCAGTCGCCGAAATTTACGAGCGCGCTTGCAAAAACGGTAGCACAAAAGAGCGTACGCGTCTTGG of Campylobacter showae contains these proteins:
- a CDS encoding type II asparaginase, which translates into the protein MRFAVKAVIFMLLGATLAFAKPTIYILATGGTIAGSGSGALDTSYTSGTVTVDKLIAAVPEINKIATIKGEQISNIGSQEMNNEVWFKLANRVNELLTSGKADGVVITHGTDTMEETAYFLNLVVKSDKPIVMVGAMRNSGSLSADGPLNIFNAVNVAMSKEAAGKGVVVVMNDEIHAAREVTKTNTTAVDTFKSPNSGKIGTVFYGNVKFYMNPVRKHTVNSAFDITKIKELPRVDIIYSHSNDNPDFVNLAVKNGAKGIVNAGMGNGNPFPSALEALGEAVKGGVVVVRDSRVGSGETTLNGEVDDGKYGFLASDNLNAQKARVLLMLALTQTTDKAKIQELFLTH
- a CDS encoding branched-chain amino acid transporter permease, which produces MISVSSSEWIIFTAVLLSAFATFLTRAAPFYVIKNYKPSPWLSAVERHMGLMIMVILVCYGLRDVKFDVYPYGLNEALAVFSAVLIHLKFKNTLLSIAASTAIYMTLIRII
- a CDS encoding AzlC family ABC transporter permease, with amino-acid sequence MHFSYVFKLSVPIFMGYFPLGVAFGILAKSMGVSAFIAIALSTLAYGGAAQFMMLSLFSAGTGLFEVFIVSYLVNLRHTFYGLALLKEYKDLKFRLFNIATLTDETFAIFKALKITDAAERSYVFTRLNLLSWFYWAAGTAVGCLAGGLIKVDTSGLEFSLTALFIVIVMEMFKNDKNYKVLGAACLFGVAGVALMPVKAMLVGSMALCFIFILVFKDKL
- a CDS encoding helix-turn-helix domain-containing protein, producing the protein MEYLRSFGADDIAEHLGTSRNVINRVLQDLKDKNLIKLGRGKIKLVK